One stretch of Cervus canadensis isolate Bull #8, Minnesota chromosome 5, ASM1932006v1, whole genome shotgun sequence DNA includes these proteins:
- the SSNA1 gene encoding Sjoegren syndrome nuclear autoantigen 1: MTQQGAALQNYNNELVKCIEELCQKREELCRQIQQEEDEKQRLQNEVRQLTEKLARVNENLARKIASRNEFDRTIAETEAAYLKILESSQTLLSVLKREAGNLTKATASEQKSSGGKES; this comes from the exons ATGACCCAGCAGGGCGCGGCGCTGCAGAATTACAACAACGAGCTGGTCAAGT GCATCGAGGAGCTGTGCCAGAAGCGGGAGGAGCTGTGCCGGCAGATCCAGCAGGAGGAGGACGAGAAGCAGAGGCTGCAGAACGAGGTGAGGCAGCTGACGGAGAAGCTGGCCCGAGTCAACGAGAACCTGGCGCGCAAGATCGCCTCTCGGAACGAATTCGATCGGACCATAGCGGAGACAGAAGCCGCCTACCTCAAG ATCCTGGAGAGCTCGCAGACTCTGCTTAGTGTCCTGAAGCGAGAAGCGGGGAACCTGACCAAGGCCACAGCCTCAGAGCAGAAGAGCAGCGGAGGCAAAGAGAGCTGA
- the LOC122442395 gene encoding transcription initiation factor TFIID subunit 4-like, whose protein sequence is MLTIPYQLREQLPRTPRREGGGVAWAGEKGCGSGWWGGRVSGGPTPGRGIPVGGVGLACLHGHCLESSWLSLANRGTAAPAAGLGQILSETAHWAWEPPGHGGPSEVSSGAHSQKEAAVAARSVPEPAPAAEGHTDLQGPSHPAATLGSPPTHPSLCPGGTAPELCPGVPTGGPADLSSGLTSLPPGPEHLDPPHQVLGEDGSGSGALGKPQGARTPDSEPLLGAMAAAPPWARHTEDEQAQQEAEECPVCMEPCGPAHRLALLNCGHGLCTGCLHRLLATTPGDLGRVCCPLCRQKTPMLEWEICQLQEELLWADGPPPPPPPTPPLPARRGRGPWASLEHRYQLRFLPGAVGGRGCLPFLPCPPCLGAWLWALRGRGPRARRLALLSLLALELLGLLLVFTPLLLLGLLFVLLDGSRR, encoded by the coding sequence ATGTTGACCATCCCTTACCAGCTCAGGGAACAGCTGCCCAGAAcccccaggagggagggagggggcgtggCCTGGGCTGGAGAGAAGGGGTGTGGCTcaggctggtggggagggagggtgagtGGCGGCCCCACCCCTGGGAGGGGAATTCCTGTTGGAGGAGTTGGACTGGCCTGCCTGCACGGCCACTGCCTGGAATCCAGCTGGCTGTCCCTGGCTAACAGAGGGACCGCCGCGCCTGCGGCCGGGCTTGGGCAGATCCTGTCGGAGACGGCACACTGGGCCTGGGAGCCTCCGGGGCACGGGGGCCCCAGTGAAGTTTCTAGTGGGGCCCACAGCCAGAAGGAGGCGGCAGTTGCTGCAAGGTCAGTGCCAGAGCCTGCCCCAGCCGCGGAGGGCCACACTGACCTTCAAGGCCCCAGCCACCCCGCCGCCACCCTGGGgtccccacccacccatcccaGCCTCTGCCCTGGAGGCACCGCCCCTGAACTGTGCCCTGGGGTCCCCACTGGTGGCCCTGCTGACCTCAGCTCTGGGCTCACCAGTCTGCCTCCGGGCCCTGAGCACTTGGACCCACCGCACCAAGTGCTGGGAGAGGATGGGTCGGGCAGCGGGGCCCTGGGAAAGCCCCAGGGTGCCAGGACCCCGGACAGTGAGCCCCTGCTGGGGGCCATGGCCGCGGCCCCTCCCTGGGCCAGGCACACAGAGGACGAGCAGGCGCAGCAGGAGGCGGAGGAGTGCCCCGTCTGCATGGAGCCCTGCGGGCCTGCCCACCGCCTGGCCCTGCTGAACTGCGGCCATGGCCTGTGCACGGGTTGTCTGCACCGGCTGCTGGCCACCACCCCCGGCGACCTGGGCCGGGTGTGCTGCCCGCTGTGTCGCCAGAAAACCCCCATGCTCGAGTGGGAGATCTGCCAGCTGCAGGAGGAGCTGCTGTGGGCCGAcgggcccccgccccccccgccccccaccccgcctctgcCTGCCCGCCGCGGCCGCGGGCCCTGGGCCTCCCTGGAGCACCGTTACCAGCTGCGCTTCCTGCCGGGGGCCGTGGGAGGCCGAGGCTGCCTGCCCTTCCTGCCCTGCCCGCCCTGCCTGGGTGCCTGGCTCTGGGCCCTGCGGGGACGCGGGCCCCGCGCTCGCCGCCTGGCGCTGCTGAGCCTGCTGGCGCTCGAGCTGCTCGGCCTGCTGCTCGTCTTCAccccgctgctgctgctggggctgCTCTTTGTGCTGCTGGACGGCTCCCGCCGCTGA
- the TPRN gene encoding taperin, producing the protein MAGLGRPGPAPRAAMPAWKREILERKRAKLAALGGGAAPVAGAGATETAGPVTEPLVLAESLGPLRENPFMRLESERRHGARRAGGAGAAGPGARPAEQLLELYCRVPGVRTIRADNILIIESEPGFPPAPAPSPGLGPGGTARIRAAEVLVYEAPPTPGRVSRLLQKFDPPAAPRRPGSPERVRPAPPPSPGAAVPRVGERAACFQSDPERCGSGLGPGPRRSGFLHKTSSNSFTVHPRGLRHSAGTRPLPNGPLAPESRAGAANGFEGSAPEPGEWKPKVESGEAPAHQSPSPGTPSATPAADPALPTLSSSSATPSQRQWVSAATSANDSFEIRPASKPDMGRIPAGDLQARALASLRVNSRNSFVVIPKRKTSGAPPGEGRRSVAPPEEEVGWASQHPEHEAQQVPGVDGVFAGGRSPPRIVEGGSPAPAAALVDPAVRWQGLPSPPPSPRAAAEAEPSQGFQTPGLAKNGREPRRPGLPITFIDEVDSEDEVPQEAKLPCSGAGAPPQYHPHPTRPGYLSELQHRGGNTFTVVPKRKPGAVQANGEARPTEAEEEEPGRVSEPPAAAGTSLKKRYPTVHEIEVIGGYLALQKSCLTKAGSSRKKMKISFNDKSLQTTFEYPPESSLQEEEAQEEEEGDVEEDAEASGPDGVPEKHLMLFLPRATFVSSVGPESPRLPDGSSSLSSYTPKHSVAFSKWPEQVLERTPSVEEAPPKEVMLTPAGQNDLSDFRSEPALYF; encoded by the exons ATGGCCGGCTTGGGACGGCCGGGCCCAGCGCCCCGCGCCGCGATGCCTGCCTGGAAGCGAGAGATCCTCGAGCGAAAGCGGGCTAAGCTGGCGGCCTTGGGCGGGGGCGCGGCGCCGGTCGCTGGGGCTGGCGCGACGGAGACCGCTGGGCCGGTGACTGAGCCGCTGGTGCTGGCCGAGAGCCTGGGCCCGCTGCGCGAAAACCCGTTCATGCGGCTCGAGTCGGAGCGGCGGCACGGGGCGCGGCGCGCCGGGGGCGCGGGCGCGGCGGGGCCCGGAGCGCGGCCCGCGGAGCAGCTGCTGGAGCTGTACTGCCGCGTGCCCGGCGTGCGCACCATCCGCGCCGACAACATCCTCATCATCGAGTCGGAGCCCGGCTTtccgcccgcgcccgcgcccaGCCCGGGCCTCGGTCCCGGAGGGACCGCCCGCATCCGCGCCGCGGAGGTGCTTGTGTACGAGGCACCGCCGACGCCCGGCCGCGTCAGCCGCCTGCTCCAGAAGTTCGACCCGCCGGCCGCGCCGCGCCGCCCCGGGAGCCCGGAGCGCGTTCGCCCCGCGCCGCCACCCTCTCCGGGCGCGGCCGTTCCGCGCGTGGGCGAGCGCGCCGCCTGCTTCCAGTCCGATCCGGAGCGCTGCGGCTCAGGCCTTGGCCCCGGGCCCCGGCGCAGCGGCTTCTTGCACAAGACTAGCAGCAACTCCTTCACTGTCCACCCGCGGGGCCTGCGCCATAGTGCGGGCACTCGCCCACTCCCCAACGGGCCCCTGGCCCCGGAGTCCCGGGCCGGCGCTGCCAACGGCTTTGAGGGCTCCGCGCCTGAGCCAGGCGAGTGGAAGCCAAAGGTGGAGTCGGGGGAGGCCCCCGCCCACCAGTCCCCCAGCCCGGGGACCCCCAGTGCCACTCCAGCCGCGGATCCGGCCTTGCCCACGCTCAGCTCTTCCAGTGCCACTCCCAGCCAGCGCCAGTGGGTCTCCGCGGCCACCAGCGCCAATGACTCCTTCGAGATACGGCCGGCCTCAAAGCCAGACATGGGCAGGATCCCTGCCGGGGACCTCCAGGCCCGGGCTCTGGCTAGCCTTCGAGTGAACTCTCGAAACTCCTTCGTAGTCATCCCCAAGCGCAAGACCTCTGGGGCTcctcctggggaagggaggcGGTCCGTGGCGCCTCCAGAGGAAGAAGTTGGCTGGGCCTCCCAGCACCCAGAGCATGAAGCCCAGCAGGTACCTGGAGTGGATGGTGTGTTTGCAGGTGGGAGGAGCCCCCCCAGAATCGTGGAGGGGGGCAGCCCTGCTCCAGCCGCTGCCCTTGTGGACCCTGCTGTCAGGTGGCAGGGGCTGCCCTCACCACCCCCATCTCCACGGGCCGCCGCTGAAGCTGAGCCCTCCCAGGGCTTCCAGACTCCTGGCTTGGCCAAGAACGGCAGGGAGCCTAGGCGGCCAGGGCTGCCCATCACTTTCATTGATGAGGTGGACTCGGAGGACGAGGTCCCCCAAGAAGCCAAACTGCCCTGCTCCGGGGCTGGTGCGCCTCCCCAGTACCACCCGCATCCGACCAGGCCTGGGTACTTGTCAGAGCTCCAGCATCGGGGTGGCAACACCTTCACAGTGGTGCCTAAGAGGAAGCCAGGGGCCGTGCAGGCCAACGGCGAGGCCAGGCCAACGGAGGCTGAGGAAGAGGAGCCAGGCAGAGTTTCGGAGCCCCCTGCTGCTGCAGGGACCTCACTGAAGAAGCGCTACCCCACTGTGCACGAGATCGAGGTGATCGGCGGATACCTGGCCCTGCAGAAGTCTTGTCTCACCAAGGCCGGCTCCTCAAGAAAGAAG atgAAGATCTCCTTCAATGACAAGAGCCTGCAGACCACGTTTGAGTACCCCCCCGAGAGCTCCCTGCAGGAAGAGGAGgcgcaggaggaggaggagggggacgtGGAGGAGGATGCGGAGGCCTCTGGCCCTGACGGCGTGCCGGAGAAGCACCTCATGCTCTTCCTGCCCCGGGCCACGTTCGTGAGCAGCGTGGGGCCCGAGAGCCCACGGCTGCCGGACGGCAGCTCCA GCCTGTCCAGCTACACGCCGAAGCACTCCGTGGCTTTCAGCAAGTGGCCAGAGCAGGTGCTGGAGCGGACTCCAAGTGTGGAGGAGGCCCCGCCCAAGGAGGTCATG CTCACCCCCGCCGGGCAGAACGACCTCTCCGACTTCCGAAGTGAGCCAGCCCTCTACTTCTGA
- the NDOR1 gene encoding NADPH-dependent diflavin oxidoreductase 1 isoform X2: MPSSRLLVLFGSQTGTAQDVSERLGREARRRQLNCRVQALDSYPVVNLINEPLVIFVCATTGQGDPPDNMKSFWRFIFRRSLPSTALCQMDFAVLGLGDSSYTKFNFVAKKLHRRLLQLGGSALLPVCLGDDQHELGPDAAVDPWLQDLWEKVLGPHSVPLNLDLSPPGVPWPSKFTLQFLKDTPSSGPEELCVAGTDPQGPPSELQPFLAPMVSNRRVTGPSHFQDVRLIEFDISDSGIRCGPAPGPRGVRAARGSHGPGLSRSSPNAGACRPRAETTAGEVGPTRPGAPWPPASFLCGFPEPQRPPPAGGPLPRPWLSFPHSFAAGDVVLIQPENTASHVQQFCQALGLDPEQHFTLQPREPGVACPARLPQPCSMRRFVSQYLDIASVPRRSFFELLACLSPHELEREKLREFGSARGQEELCEYCTRPRRTALEVLCDFPHTAAAVPPDYLLDLVPLIRPRAFSIASSLRAHPLRLQILVAVVQYQTRLREPRRGLCSSWLASLDPAQGPVRVPLWVRSGGLTFPKMPDVPVIMVGPGTGVAPFRAAIQERVAQGETGNVLFFGCRRQDQDFYWEAEWKQLQARGCLTLVTAFSREQQRQVHAGRCVQHPAVHLPGGGWALWPRCGRLPRPAAADTAFPD; encoded by the exons ATGCCGAGCTCACGGCTCCTGGTGCTCTTCGGCAGCCAAACGGGCACAGCCCAGGATGTGTCGGAGAGGCTGGGCCGCGAGGCCCGGCGCCGGCAGTTGAACTGCCGGGTGCAAGCCCTGGACTCCTACCCGGTG GTGAATCTGATTAATGAGCCCCTGGTGATATTTGTTTGTGCAACTACAGGCCAAGGAGACCCCCCGGACAACATGAAG AGTTTCTGGAGGTTCATCTTCCGGAGGAGCCTGCCGTCCACTGCCCTCTGTCAGATGGACTTTGCTGTCCTGGGTCTCGGGGACTCGTCTTACACCAA GTTCAACTTCGTGGCCAAGAAGCTGCACCGCCGGCTGCTGCAGCTCGGGGGCAGCGCCCTTCTGCCCGTGTGCCTGGGCGATGACCAGCACGAGCTGGG CCCCGATGCCGCCGTCGACCCCTGGCTGCAggatctgtgggagaaggtgctGGGGCCGCACTCTGTGCCTCTGAACCTCGACCTGAGCCCTCCTGGAGTCCC TTGGCCCTCCAAGTTCACCCTGCAGTTCCTCAAGGACACCCCCAGCTCGGGCCCTGAGGAGCTGTGTGTGGCCGGAACAGACCCTCAGGGACCCCCTTCAGAGCTGCAGCCGTTCCTGGCACCCATGGTCAGCAATCGGAGGGTCACGGGGCCCTCGCACTTCCAGGACGTGCGGCTGATTGAGTTCGACATCTCAGACTCTGGGATCAGGTGCGGGCCAGCCCCGGGGCCCCGCGGAGTCAGGGCTGCACGAGGGAGCCACGGTCCGGGGTTGAGCCGCTCCTCTCCCAACGCGGGTGCGTGTCGGCCGAGAGCAGAGACGACAGCTGGGGAGGTGGGACCCACCCGTCCAGGGGCCCCCTGGCCCCCCGCCTCCTTCCTCTGCGGTTTCCCGGAGCCCCAGCGTCCTCCCCCCGCAGGcgggcccctccccaggccctggcTGTCCTTTCCCCACAGCTTTGCAGCCGGAGACGTGGTGCTGATCCAGCCCGAGAACACAGCCAGCCACGTCCAGCAGTTCTGCCAGGCGCTGGGCCTGGACCCCGAGCAGCACTTCACGCTGCAGCCCCGGGAGCCGG GTGTCGCCTGCCCCGCGCGGTTGCCACAGCCCTGCTCCATGCGGCGCTTCGTGTCCCAGTACCTGGACATCGCCAGTGTCCCCCGCCGCTCCTTCTTTGAACTCCTGGCCTGTCTTTCACCCCACGAGCTGGAGCGGGAGAAGCTGCGGGAGTTTGGCTCCGCACGGGGCCAGGAGGAGCTGTGCGAGTACTGCACCCGACCCCGCAGGACGgccctggag GTGTTGTGCGACTTCCCCCACACGGCTGCTGCCGTCCCCCCAGACTACCTGCTGGACCTGGTGCCCCTGATCCGGCCTCGGGCCTTCTCCATCGCCTCCTCTCTGCGG GCCCACCCCTTGCGGCTGCAGATCTTGGTGGCCGTGGTGCAGTACCAGACCCGCCTCCGGGAGCCCCGCCGTGGCCTCTGCTCCAGCTGGCTGGCGTCCTTGGACCCTGCGCAAG GACCTGTCCGGGTGCCCCTGTGGGTGCGGTCTGGGGGCCTGACGTTCCCAAAGATGCCAGACGTACCTGTGATCATGGTGGGGCCCGGCACCGGCGTAGCCCCCTTCCGAGCAGCCATCCAGGAGCGAGTGGCCCAGGGAGAGACCG gAAACGTGCTGTTCTTCGGCTGCCGCCGGCAGGACCAGGACTTCTACTGGGAGGCTGAGTGGAAGCAGCTGCAGGCGAGGGGCTGCCTGACTCTGGTCACGGCCTTCTCCAGAGAGCAG caACGCCAAGTACATGCCGGCCGATGTGTCCAACACCCTGCTGTCCATCTTCCGGGAGGAGGGTGGGCTCTCTGGCCCCGATGCGGCCGCCTACCTCGCCCGGCTGCAGCGGACACTGCGTTTCCAGACTGA
- the TMEM203 gene encoding transmembrane protein 203 has translation MLFSLRELVQWLGFATFEIFVHLLALLVFSVLLALRVDGLAPGLSWWNVFVPFFAADGLSTYFTTIVSVRLFQDGEKRLAVLRLFWVLTVLSLKFVFEMLLCQKLVEQTRELWFGLITSPVFILLQLLMIRACRVN, from the coding sequence ATGCTCTTCtcgctccgggagttggtgcagTGGCTGGGCTTCGCCACCTTCGAGATCTTCGTGCACCTGCTGGCCCTGTTGGTGTTCTCCGTGCTACTGGCCCTGCGTGTGGACGGCCTGGCTCCTGGCCTCTCCTGGTGGAACGTCTTCGTGCCCTTCTTCGCTGCTGACGGGCTCAGCACCTACTTCACCACCATCGTCTCCGTGCGACTCTTCCAGGATGGAGAGAAGCGGCTGGCCGTGCTTCGCCTTTTCTGGGTCCTCACAGTTCTCAGCCTCAAGTTCGTCTTCGAGATGTTGTTGTGCCAGAAGCTGGTGGAGCAAACGCGAGAGCTCTGGTTCGGCTTGATCACGTCTCCGGTCTTCATTCTCCTGCAGCTGCTCATGATCCGTGCCTGCCGGGTCAACTAG
- the NDOR1 gene encoding NADPH-dependent diflavin oxidoreductase 1 isoform X3, whose protein sequence is MPSSRLLVLFGSQTGTAQDVSERLGREARRRQLNCRVQALDSYPVVNLINEPLVIFVCATTGQGDPPDNMKSFWRFIFRRSLPSTALCQMDFAVLGLGDSSYTKFNFVAKKLHRRLLQLGGSALLPVCLGDDQHELGPDAAVDPWLQDLWEKVLGPHSVPLNLDLSPPGVPWPSKFTLQFLKDTPSSGPEELCVAGTDPQGPPSELQPFLAPMVSNRRVTGPSHFQDVRLIEFDISDSGISFAAGDVVLIQPENTASHVQQFCQALGLDPEQHFTLQPREPGVACPARLPQPCSMRRFVSQYLDIASVPRRSFFELLACLSPHELEREKLREFGSARGQEELCEYCTRPRRTALEVLCDFPHTAAAVPPDYLLDLVPLIRPRAFSIASSLRAHPLRLQILVAVVQYQTRLREPRRGLCSSWLASLDPAQGPVRVPLWVRSGGLTFPKMPDVPVIMVGPGTGVAPFRAAIQERVAQGETGNVLFFGCRRQDQDFYWEAEWKQLQARGCLTLVTAFSREQEQKVYVQHRLRAFGPLVWELLEGRGAHFYLAGNAKYMPADVSNTLLSIFREEGGLSGPDAAAYLARLQRTLRFQTETWA, encoded by the exons ATGCCGAGCTCACGGCTCCTGGTGCTCTTCGGCAGCCAAACGGGCACAGCCCAGGATGTGTCGGAGAGGCTGGGCCGCGAGGCCCGGCGCCGGCAGTTGAACTGCCGGGTGCAAGCCCTGGACTCCTACCCGGTG GTGAATCTGATTAATGAGCCCCTGGTGATATTTGTTTGTGCAACTACAGGCCAAGGAGACCCCCCGGACAACATGAAG AGTTTCTGGAGGTTCATCTTCCGGAGGAGCCTGCCGTCCACTGCCCTCTGTCAGATGGACTTTGCTGTCCTGGGTCTCGGGGACTCGTCTTACACCAA GTTCAACTTCGTGGCCAAGAAGCTGCACCGCCGGCTGCTGCAGCTCGGGGGCAGCGCCCTTCTGCCCGTGTGCCTGGGCGATGACCAGCACGAGCTGGG CCCCGATGCCGCCGTCGACCCCTGGCTGCAggatctgtgggagaaggtgctGGGGCCGCACTCTGTGCCTCTGAACCTCGACCTGAGCCCTCCTGGAGTCCC TTGGCCCTCCAAGTTCACCCTGCAGTTCCTCAAGGACACCCCCAGCTCGGGCCCTGAGGAGCTGTGTGTGGCCGGAACAGACCCTCAGGGACCCCCTTCAGAGCTGCAGCCGTTCCTGGCACCCATGGTCAGCAATCGGAGGGTCACGGGGCCCTCGCACTTCCAGGACGTGCGGCTGATTGAGTTCGACATCTCAGACTCTGGGATCAG CTTTGCAGCCGGAGACGTGGTGCTGATCCAGCCCGAGAACACAGCCAGCCACGTCCAGCAGTTCTGCCAGGCGCTGGGCCTGGACCCCGAGCAGCACTTCACGCTGCAGCCCCGGGAGCCGG GTGTCGCCTGCCCCGCGCGGTTGCCACAGCCCTGCTCCATGCGGCGCTTCGTGTCCCAGTACCTGGACATCGCCAGTGTCCCCCGCCGCTCCTTCTTTGAACTCCTGGCCTGTCTTTCACCCCACGAGCTGGAGCGGGAGAAGCTGCGGGAGTTTGGCTCCGCACGGGGCCAGGAGGAGCTGTGCGAGTACTGCACCCGACCCCGCAGGACGgccctggag GTGTTGTGCGACTTCCCCCACACGGCTGCTGCCGTCCCCCCAGACTACCTGCTGGACCTGGTGCCCCTGATCCGGCCTCGGGCCTTCTCCATCGCCTCCTCTCTGCGG GCCCACCCCTTGCGGCTGCAGATCTTGGTGGCCGTGGTGCAGTACCAGACCCGCCTCCGGGAGCCCCGCCGTGGCCTCTGCTCCAGCTGGCTGGCGTCCTTGGACCCTGCGCAAG GACCTGTCCGGGTGCCCCTGTGGGTGCGGTCTGGGGGCCTGACGTTCCCAAAGATGCCAGACGTACCTGTGATCATGGTGGGGCCCGGCACCGGCGTAGCCCCCTTCCGAGCAGCCATCCAGGAGCGAGTGGCCCAGGGAGAGACCG gAAACGTGCTGTTCTTCGGCTGCCGCCGGCAGGACCAGGACTTCTACTGGGAGGCTGAGTGGAAGCAGCTGCAGGCGAGGGGCTGCCTGACTCTGGTCACGGCCTTCTCCAGAGAGCAG GAGCAGAAGGTGTACGTGCAGCACCGGCTCCGGGCGTTCGGGCCGCTGGTGTGGGAGCTGCTGGAGGGTCGGGGCGCCCACTTCTACCTGGCAGG caACGCCAAGTACATGCCGGCCGATGTGTCCAACACCCTGCTGTCCATCTTCCGGGAGGAGGGTGGGCTCTCTGGCCCCGATGCGGCCGCCTACCTCGCCCGGCTGCAGCGGACACTGCGTTTCCAGACTGAGACGTGGGCCTGA
- the NDOR1 gene encoding NADPH-dependent diflavin oxidoreductase 1 isoform X1, whose product MPSSRLLVLFGSQTGTAQDVSERLGREARRRQLNCRVQALDSYPVVNLINEPLVIFVCATTGQGDPPDNMKSFWRFIFRRSLPSTALCQMDFAVLGLGDSSYTKFNFVAKKLHRRLLQLGGSALLPVCLGDDQHELGPDAAVDPWLQDLWEKVLGPHSVPLNLDLSPPGVPWPSKFTLQFLKDTPSSGPEELCVAGTDPQGPPSELQPFLAPMVSNRRVTGPSHFQDVRLIEFDISDSGIRCGPAPGPRGVRAARGSHGPGLSRSSPNAGACRPRAETTAGEVGPTRPGAPWPPASFLCGFPEPQRPPPAGGPLPRPWLSFPHSFAAGDVVLIQPENTASHVQQFCQALGLDPEQHFTLQPREPGVACPARLPQPCSMRRFVSQYLDIASVPRRSFFELLACLSPHELEREKLREFGSARGQEELCEYCTRPRRTALEVLCDFPHTAAAVPPDYLLDLVPLIRPRAFSIASSLRAHPLRLQILVAVVQYQTRLREPRRGLCSSWLASLDPAQGPVRVPLWVRSGGLTFPKMPDVPVIMVGPGTGVAPFRAAIQERVAQGETGNVLFFGCRRQDQDFYWEAEWKQLQARGCLTLVTAFSREQEQKVYVQHRLRAFGPLVWELLEGRGAHFYLAGNAKYMPADVSNTLLSIFREEGGLSGPDAAAYLARLQRTLRFQTETWA is encoded by the exons ATGCCGAGCTCACGGCTCCTGGTGCTCTTCGGCAGCCAAACGGGCACAGCCCAGGATGTGTCGGAGAGGCTGGGCCGCGAGGCCCGGCGCCGGCAGTTGAACTGCCGGGTGCAAGCCCTGGACTCCTACCCGGTG GTGAATCTGATTAATGAGCCCCTGGTGATATTTGTTTGTGCAACTACAGGCCAAGGAGACCCCCCGGACAACATGAAG AGTTTCTGGAGGTTCATCTTCCGGAGGAGCCTGCCGTCCACTGCCCTCTGTCAGATGGACTTTGCTGTCCTGGGTCTCGGGGACTCGTCTTACACCAA GTTCAACTTCGTGGCCAAGAAGCTGCACCGCCGGCTGCTGCAGCTCGGGGGCAGCGCCCTTCTGCCCGTGTGCCTGGGCGATGACCAGCACGAGCTGGG CCCCGATGCCGCCGTCGACCCCTGGCTGCAggatctgtgggagaaggtgctGGGGCCGCACTCTGTGCCTCTGAACCTCGACCTGAGCCCTCCTGGAGTCCC TTGGCCCTCCAAGTTCACCCTGCAGTTCCTCAAGGACACCCCCAGCTCGGGCCCTGAGGAGCTGTGTGTGGCCGGAACAGACCCTCAGGGACCCCCTTCAGAGCTGCAGCCGTTCCTGGCACCCATGGTCAGCAATCGGAGGGTCACGGGGCCCTCGCACTTCCAGGACGTGCGGCTGATTGAGTTCGACATCTCAGACTCTGGGATCAGGTGCGGGCCAGCCCCGGGGCCCCGCGGAGTCAGGGCTGCACGAGGGAGCCACGGTCCGGGGTTGAGCCGCTCCTCTCCCAACGCGGGTGCGTGTCGGCCGAGAGCAGAGACGACAGCTGGGGAGGTGGGACCCACCCGTCCAGGGGCCCCCTGGCCCCCCGCCTCCTTCCTCTGCGGTTTCCCGGAGCCCCAGCGTCCTCCCCCCGCAGGcgggcccctccccaggccctggcTGTCCTTTCCCCACAGCTTTGCAGCCGGAGACGTGGTGCTGATCCAGCCCGAGAACACAGCCAGCCACGTCCAGCAGTTCTGCCAGGCGCTGGGCCTGGACCCCGAGCAGCACTTCACGCTGCAGCCCCGGGAGCCGG GTGTCGCCTGCCCCGCGCGGTTGCCACAGCCCTGCTCCATGCGGCGCTTCGTGTCCCAGTACCTGGACATCGCCAGTGTCCCCCGCCGCTCCTTCTTTGAACTCCTGGCCTGTCTTTCACCCCACGAGCTGGAGCGGGAGAAGCTGCGGGAGTTTGGCTCCGCACGGGGCCAGGAGGAGCTGTGCGAGTACTGCACCCGACCCCGCAGGACGgccctggag GTGTTGTGCGACTTCCCCCACACGGCTGCTGCCGTCCCCCCAGACTACCTGCTGGACCTGGTGCCCCTGATCCGGCCTCGGGCCTTCTCCATCGCCTCCTCTCTGCGG GCCCACCCCTTGCGGCTGCAGATCTTGGTGGCCGTGGTGCAGTACCAGACCCGCCTCCGGGAGCCCCGCCGTGGCCTCTGCTCCAGCTGGCTGGCGTCCTTGGACCCTGCGCAAG GACCTGTCCGGGTGCCCCTGTGGGTGCGGTCTGGGGGCCTGACGTTCCCAAAGATGCCAGACGTACCTGTGATCATGGTGGGGCCCGGCACCGGCGTAGCCCCCTTCCGAGCAGCCATCCAGGAGCGAGTGGCCCAGGGAGAGACCG gAAACGTGCTGTTCTTCGGCTGCCGCCGGCAGGACCAGGACTTCTACTGGGAGGCTGAGTGGAAGCAGCTGCAGGCGAGGGGCTGCCTGACTCTGGTCACGGCCTTCTCCAGAGAGCAG GAGCAGAAGGTGTACGTGCAGCACCGGCTCCGGGCGTTCGGGCCGCTGGTGTGGGAGCTGCTGGAGGGTCGGGGCGCCCACTTCTACCTGGCAGG caACGCCAAGTACATGCCGGCCGATGTGTCCAACACCCTGCTGTCCATCTTCCGGGAGGAGGGTGGGCTCTCTGGCCCCGATGCGGCCGCCTACCTCGCCCGGCTGCAGCGGACACTGCGTTTCCAGACTGAGACGTGGGCCTGA